Genomic DNA from Synergistaceae bacterium:
AGGAAAATTTTTATGCAGATTCAACTCAAGAAAGCTATTAAGCACAAAAATGAAGATATTTACTCACTTGATATTCCGTTAGAAAATTTGACGGGTAATGACTTAATCGACGTGGAAGAACAAATTATCAAAACAGGAAATTTCGCAGCAATGACGGATTTCTCACGCGCCTATCTCATAGCAGTAGCAGCTAAGGCCGCTCATATGCCAGTCGAAGCATTACGAATGATGAGCGCACACGACTTTTCACGAGTCATAACAGAGGTACGAAATTTTTTGATAGCTACGGATTCAGACGAGACAACCGAGACAAACGAAGACCCGGCGAGTCTCCCGGAAATATCTTAAGGCGAATTGCAGTCAGGCTCGCCCGCGCTGATACAAATACACCCGTCTTAGAATGGCTCAAAATGTCATTAGGCGAGTTGTTCAAATGGGTTAATATCGTCAGCGATGAGGCGAAATTGTTAGAACGCGAAATGGAAAAACACAGCAGGAAAGGACGGTGATTTTGTAAATGGCTAAGGCAATGGAAATAACTTTTGCTATCGGAGCGGCACTAACTGGCGGATTTGGCAGCGTCTTCGGCAAAGCAGGGCAAACTTTGAGTCAGCTGCAAAAACAAACTCAGGCATTGCAGCAAACTTCGGGGCAAATAGGAGACTTCCAGAAACTGCAAAACGCTATCAAAGGCAATCAAACGGCAATGTTAGCGGCTCAATCACAAGCTAAAGCACTTGACAATCAAATAAGCTCTTCAACGCAGAAAACAGCACAGTTAAGAGAACAATACAAGGCTTCACAGTCAGAAATTTCGAGATTAAGTGCTGAACTCGGACGCAATAAAGACGCTTATGCAGCAGCGCAGTTAAATGCAGATTCGCTCAAACGCCAAATACAGAAATCAACCGGCCCGACTGCTGAATTACAAAAGCAATATGCACAGGCTCAAGCAGAAGTCAGGAGACTCGGAGGTGCTGTCAAACAAAGCGAGTCGCAATTGAAAACGGCTCAGGCAACAACGCAGAGACTCAACACTGAAATAAGAAATTCCGCACAGCAGACGAAAACTTTGCAGAATGAGCAGAAAAATTTAAACTCGACAGCAAATCAGCTTCAATCACGACTAGACCGAGACCGGGAAGCACTCTCACGAATGCGCACAGAATTAACCGGAGCAGGAGTCGACACAAGAAATTTAGCGAGCGAACAATCAAGACTCACTCAGCAATCACAAAGACTCGCCGACGCTCAAGCAAGATTATCGCGTTCACGTGCAGCACTTGAGGCAACAAAACAAAATCTATCGTTCAATAATATTAAGGGCGATCTAATGACAGCGGCAGGTCTGGGATTGAGTCTCGCAGCTCCAGTAAAACAGGCCGGAGATTTCCAGCAGGCTATGGCAAGGGTTCAGGCTGTAGCTTTTACCGGGAAAAATAAAAGTCTCGAACAGCAGGCCGCCGACGCAGAAGCACTCGCAAGACTCACGGAACAGGCTCGACAGCTCGGACGAGATACACAATACACAGCAACTCAAGCAGCACAATCGCAGGAAAATTTAGCACGTGCAGGCTTCAAAGCAAATGAAATAATTGCAGCTATGCCGGGTTTATTGAACATGGCAGCCGCTGAAGGTATGGACTTATCGAATGCGGCAGATATTGCGGCCAGTACTTTGCGTGGATTTAATCTCAGTGCTGACCAGTCAAACAGGGTCGCCGATGTTCTCGCACAAACAAGCGCAGCAAGTAACACAAGTATTGCGCTATTAGGCGAGTCAATGAAATATGTCGCTCCGGTTGCGTCAGGACTCGGCGTATCAATCGAAGAAACAGCGGCTATGCTCGGAATAATGGCCAATGCAGGTATCAAAGGATCGCAGGCTGGTACGGCGTTAAGGGCAGCTTTTAACAGGCTGTCGAAGGAACCGAAAGCAGTCGAGAAGGCTTTACACGCTCTAGGAATTGCAACACGCGACGCACAAGGAAATTTGCGGAAAATGCCGGGACTCATGCAGGATTTAGCAGCTAAAATGAAAAATATGGGTTCAGGCGACCGAATGAAATATTTGACAAATATATTTGGTCAGGAAGCCGCCGCCGGAATGCTCGCAGTTATGGAAGCGTCAGTTAACGGAAGTCTGCAAAATTTAGAGAGACTCAATCAGGGTGCAGACGGTGTGTCTAAGCAAATGGCCGATGTCATGAACAACACAATGCAGGGAGCTTTTACGCGTCTTGGGTCTGCTACAGAAAGTCTTATGATCGACATCGGAAATGTTTTACTGCCGACAGTGCAGAAGGCTGTAGACGTTTTCACCGGCTGGACTTCCGGATTATCACAGCTTGCACAGGAATATCCGCGAGTTACAAAGGTTCTTGTCGGAGGAGTCGCAGCTATAGCAGGTTATAAAGTCGCAGTAACAGGCTTAAGAATTGCATGGAATCTAACAAAATTACCGTTCCAGCACGCAAGAGTCGCGTTTGACTGGCTGAATGTGAAATTATTGCAGAATGAGCACGCGTCATTGTTTGCGGCAGCTAAGACAAAAGTTTTGACAGGTGCGCAAAAATCATGGC
This window encodes:
- a CDS encoding phage tail assembly protein — protein: MQIQLKKAIKHKNEDIYSLDIPLENLTGNDLIDVEEQIIKTGNFAAMTDFSRAYLIAVAAKAAHMPVEALRMMSAHDFSRVITEVRNFLIATDSDETTETNEDPASLPEIS
- a CDS encoding phage tail tape measure protein: MAKAMEITFAIGAALTGGFGSVFGKAGQTLSQLQKQTQALQQTSGQIGDFQKLQNAIKGNQTAMLAAQSQAKALDNQISSSTQKTAQLREQYKASQSEISRLSAELGRNKDAYAAAQLNADSLKRQIQKSTGPTAELQKQYAQAQAEVRRLGGAVKQSESQLKTAQATTQRLNTEIRNSAQQTKTLQNEQKNLNSTANQLQSRLDRDREALSRMRTELTGAGVDTRNLASEQSRLTQQSQRLADAQARLSRSRAALEATKQNLSFNNIKGDLMTAAGLGLSLAAPVKQAGDFQQAMARVQAVAFTGKNKSLEQQAADAEALARLTEQARQLGRDTQYTATQAAQSQENLARAGFKANEIIAAMPGLLNMAAAEGMDLSNAADIAASTLRGFNLSADQSNRVADVLAQTSAASNTSIALLGESMKYVAPVASGLGVSIEETAAMLGIMANAGIKGSQAGTALRAAFNRLSKEPKAVEKALHALGIATRDAQGNLRKMPGLMQDLAAKMKNMGSGDRMKYLTNIFGQEAAAGMLAVMEASVNGSLQNLERLNQGADGVSKQMADVMNNTMQGAFTRLGSATESLMIDIGNVLLPTVQKAVDVFTGWTSGLSQLAQEYPRVTKVLVGGVAAIAGYKVAVTGLRIAWNLTKLPFQHARVAFDWLNVKLLQNEHASLFAAAKTKVLTGAQKSWQLVMKGGKKLLDAGKLALYYGKQILITTATKAWTAAQWLWNAALTANPIGLIITAIAGAIAIGYALYKNWDKLKAWWESWTIKDVFAALKDYAKKAYDWVKQKWDDFWAWWDTISLGDIFEPVKDFASGAWDWIKQKWQSLVNWWDSLSLSDIFAGVKNFASGAYDCASQKWEEFKVWWDSWSLSDIFAGVKNFASGAKEWVNNKWQEFSAWWESVSLSDIFSGVKNFASGAKEWVSQKWEEFKVWWESVSLKDIFSGVKNFASGAKEWVSQKWQEFSAWWDSSSLSDIFSSVKDFASSAKDWVNNKWQEFSAYWESLSL